CCTCTTCCATGTTTTCTGAAACTTCATTTCCACTAGAGACAGCATCCCCACTGCCTCCATTCACTTCCGGCTCTTGTTTGGCTTTCTTTGCATCATCTTTCCGGGGGCTCTCTTCCTCTGGTTTCCTCTAAAGATATAATTGTGAAGGCTTCACAAATGtgcttaatgtttttaaaaagacaactgCAAAACACTTCCTTAACACCCCCCTCCCAGCCATGGTGCAAAGATCCTAACCACCAGGATTCACAGCTCTAGGGATCTCTCCCCAGCAACAGGAGGCAGATGCCAACCTGTTCTCTGCAGAATGAACTGGTCTGCCCCAGCATACCAATTCAGCCTCTCTAGTGGAAGGGTCGGGTAGGGGTGAGAAGCAGATCTGAATAATAATGAAACGCATGTTTGAATTCCTGCATTTGAGTCAGGAAACAAGACAGGAGGTGAGACTCTCCCAAAACTATTGCAACCACAGGCAGAAGGCAGACTCACAGGAGTTTAAGTATCAGCAGGCCTGCTGCTGAATGACTAAACTACTGCCCAAGAAAAAGCGGGGTTTCCTCCGAGGATCTGACCAATCCTCAGCACAGCTTTCCTGAGAGTCCTTGAGCTGAAACAAGTCAGGAGAGCTGTGCTACAAGAGGTATTCAAGTGAAAACTATCTTCACTCACAAATCCTCCCCACCTTTACAAAATGAATGTCTTACTGCGCCAAGTATTAGGAGTGTCTAGAGGAAAGGTATTCCTCATGTATCATttggaggggggaaaaaagcacactgggaagaagacacaaaagaaCTAACTGCATGTAGTTTTACCTTCTTTCTGACAAGATGGGAAATATCTGTCACACAATTTGATGAGGAAGCACCATCTGTCGGCTTTCTATTGGCAATCTGGCAAGAAGGAAGCTTTTGTTAGCAATGTGTATGAGAAAAACACTGAGGCCCAATACTAAGTGACAAAAAATCACCTGAATACCCACCATGGAGACTGAAGAGCCTCCTCCACTAGGAGTGAAACCTGAAGTAGAGCTCTCCACCTGTGAGAGATGACAAACGCCAAGTGGGTCCCAGGATAAAACCCACTAGGTCATCCACAGTCCTGCAAGTGCCCACCATCCAAACAACAGATTAAGACCTCAAATACTAGTGTCCTCCATATAGTAGCAACATCATGCACCCCCTCTACCTGCACCTGCCACCCCCGACCCCAGCACAGGCAGAGCGTAGACATGAAACTAAACCCTCCATATCCTGTCATCATCAGCAGGACAGAAAGCTCCCTGACATTCCAGCAGCCAAAAGCAGAACCAGGCAATCTGGGGTTAAAAGCCTTCAATATCTCACTAACCTATACAGAGGAGTTCTCAGAGATGGAAATAATAGCTTTCATTTGTAAGCAAATATTATTTGTCTTCTACTGTCAGAAATATAACATACAGGTACCATTATcccgattttacagatgagtcaaCTAAggcaaataaatgttaaataaagaaatgttaaataacatgCCCATGGTTGCACATAGTAAGTAGCAGAGACAGAATTCAAACCCacacagtctggctccagagtgtATTCTCCTAAGCATTACAGTATTTGATAGGAATAATTAGATAAGTTCCCACACTTCCTCTGACCACCAACTCCCCAGAAACCAAGTCATGACTAAAATTTCTAGCAAATGGAACACTAATACCATGATACCTTCAACAATATCAAACACGCCGTtatcaaaactttaaaaggaaaCCAAACCAACCAGAGTTGCTTTCAGAGCCAATTCAGCTGCGTTCCCACTATGCTGGGACTCCTTTGCGTCTTCTATCTTCTCTCTAATTTCAGGTAGCAGTTCCTTCAGCTCCTCAATTTCTTTCTCGTATTCGGTAGGTGATCCTTCAGCCTCCTTCATCTGCTCGTTTAGTACAGCTACAAAGAACAGGCTGAAGTGATCAGTAATAGTTATCACAAAAGGATCCATTTTTTTACCTTGTCAATTACTGGATCCACCAAGATCTTAAAAACAGCTCATGGTCACTCACCCATTCTCCTCTCAATAACTTCAACAGATTTGCTGAACTGTGCCACTGCCTCATCATACTGAGAGTTGTACCCGTAGGCCAAGCCCAGCTGGTAGTGGGTCTCTGCAAGGAGACGGTCATGGGCTTCCAGGTATTGCTCCTGCAGGGTTAGGCATGCCTGGAATTCCTCCACAGCTTGGACGTAATTCTCTAATCAAGAGAAAAAGGACAGCAAGCAATAGACAGCATTAATATACAGTAATTCTAAATTTCAGACCATTCTGCAGGAAGGCTCCcccattttacatttcatttttctttgtagcCATCTCCAGGACCACTgactacaaaaaaaaatttcaaaacaactaAGAAAATCTACTGAACGACTTTCGGTTAGAGTATCAGTTAGAAGAGATCGTTCGTTATTCTAGGGAGTATAAAGAACCCAAACCTACTGTCCTTTTATAGCAAAAGCCCACAACTTATGATCAATCAAGCTGGATTTTAAGGAATCAGAGGAAGAACGGGGGGAGAGTGGGGGTTAGAGGAGAGTAAAACAGAAGATGTCTTACCAGATTCAACACTGACTTCTCCGAGTTTAAGATGTGCCTGCGCAGCATAAAGCTGAGCTTCTTTTGTTTCCTGCCTAGAAGCAAAGGTGATCAGAAACCATAAGAGCATTTGTCCAACCCCTAACTGCTTTCTGTTTTCAACCAACAAGCTCCCACCCTGAGCCAAGAAGCACCAAgagttttaccttttaaaaatgatctttgCTAAATCCAGCATATCCCAGGCAAGCTCTAGGTTCCCAATCtcctcctcttcattttcttgaaGAGACTGAAGTATATCCAAACCATTGGTATTAGGCAGAAGTACAAGACAAGCATCTTTATAAATCTTTTTACAAATCTAAATGTATAATTTAGTACGgctttagaaaacaaacaaaccctgaTATAGGATTCAAAATTTGGACTTTCTCCCTAAAACCTACAGAATGGGTTCCTACCAAGTTTGTATCCCAAGTCATCACCTTATGTCAGTGATATTTGACAGTGATATGTTGGGTCCTGTCTGTTAGGGTCAAATGGATCTATCTATTCTAGGCATAAATAAAGGGTCCCCAATCCCTAACTAAAAAATAGCTATCTATAATAACCACAGCTACACTAGTAAGCCAGTCCTACAATAAGAAAACTAACAATGATACTGAACAAATAGTAATTTACCTTGTTTTCAAGAATTGAATCATTTGGTGTTTCTTCAGTcttatcattttctttatcctcctCTTCTGAGCCTTCAGTTTCTGCAAGCAAAAATTCCTCAGTATTGAGAATACTAAGGATACCTCCTGACTAGTCAGAGATTCCAATAAACATCGGTAAAATAATCCATATTCTGAGGTAGGAAGGCCAAATGCTAACTAAGCTAAGTCAGTTAACATCTGAACTGGATTTAAATATAAAGCCAATGGTTGCAGTCTAATTCAAGTCTAATCTAGACTTAGATTGTGTTATCTTATAGTGTCTATGGTTCATGCCTTCAACAACCAAAAGGCTGAGTGTTTCTCTTCTAAAAGTCAATCTGGATCATTCAGATCAAGAAAGATTAGCTGCTGCCTCTTGTTCATTAGAAGCTCCCATCTGCTCGGCCAGCAGTTGGAGGCCTCAGCCAACGTTCTTGGTGTCTTTAAGTCACTTGTTAGATAATCCTAATAGGTTGAGAAAGTACCAAAAGTTAAATTACTCCAGTCCATTCAGAGCAAGAATCCCTAAGAGACTAGCCTTCCCACAATAGAACCGTGGAGAGAAAAGCATAGCCCTTACCAACTCTCACCCATGAGCATGCCACAGACTCCAGCCAGCTCCAGCACGTACAGAATTTGAATGAGCACCACTACAACCACTTGTTCTAGTCCAGTACCATGTTAAATTTGCAGCCATACTGACACATTGTGTCATACTGGCATACACTCACAAGTCAACTGCCTCTAAGGACAGGCTGCTAATAAATAGCTCCATACACCACTTAAAGTTCACAATGTCAAGTGACTAAAGTGGGCTTTTGGGGATACAAACAATTCATGAACTGAGTATAGTGTGCCTACCTCTGCCATCTttcattaagtattttttttctttgaggaagattagccctgagctaactgctgccaatcctctttttcactgaggaagcctggccctgagctaacatccgtgcccatcttcctccactttataggtgggatgcctaccacagcatggcttgccaagcggtgccatgtcctgacccagcatctgaaccagcgaaccccgggccaccgaagcggaacatgcaaacttaaccactatgccagggagccggccccatCATTAAGCATTGTTAACGCCAACACAAGAGCTCAACTAGGCTCCTAACAACCTATGATGGGAATTTAAAATATGGCAAATTAGGCCTTAGAGCCATGAAGTCAGGTTAAAGGACTTTTATCATTTCTAGCACTACTGCTTCTGGATGGGAACAGGCACAGAAAATtcctatatattataaattagtAAGACAAACTAAAGTCCTCCTCTAAGAACCAGTTACAAGTCACAAGCAATTAACCTCTGTTTTATCAAGTTAACTCACTTTTCTCCCCTTGACCATGTAATTTAGTGCTTCTGAATATCCACCAGCACACACCATTATCCTTCCATGCCCAAACTGATAAGTGGTTTGCGTACTTAGTTCCTTCACATTAGACTAGATGGGTGGTTTTACCGACTCTGACGATGAAGCCCACCCTCCAGGAGAATATGCAAGACAGGTAAAGTAGACCTATGCATTTCTCATAATAAACCTCCAAAAAAACACCTCATTCTTCCGAATTTGcaggaaaaattaacaaaatgtttATTGTTATTCTGTATTAATTATCTCCTATCTATTCCTATTCATACAAGAATGCCAGAAGGTGACATCTAATTTGGCATAGACTATCTAATTATTTGGAGTTTTACATCAAATTTGAGTCAAGTGTGAGAAAAATACTGGTTTCTTTTAAGGAATCTGCACTACCTTCAAGAATGATGGAGAAGAAGCTGGGTTAATGAGAAAGTCATTACTTTTAAAACAACACTTTCCAACCTGGTAACCTGTACCCAGGTATTAAGGAAACGCCCTGATATCCTCAGTAAAGAGATCtgctaaaatatttttggagCTGCTTCGAAAATGGAATCTTCTTTGTGGTATGCATATTACCATCCTTCAGAGAAAGGGTAACACTGTTTTATACCATTTCTCTGATCTCATAGCCTCTTCAAAACATGGGCACATAGAGTAGTGCAAACAAGAATGACTCTTATAGGCAATCTGTTCCTTCTCTGGTTTTTCCAGCACTCCCAGAGGATGAAGCCAGGTAACCACTACAGTTTGACCAGTATAATCTGAGCAGGGGCAAGCTTTATGCCTAAAAGTTTGAAATTTTGTTTACTTACCAATCGTATCTAGCATGACAATTAGAAAAGACCAGACCAGTTATCTTTGTAAGGGATATGGACAGCCCAAGAGGTGGCAGGAAATGGGGTTCAAGAGAAAACCACTTGCAAGATTCCTGCAGGCTAGTACTGCCGCAGAAAGAGTGAAAAGCACTGGAAGGAAGAGCCTGGGCCCTAAAGCCAGATGGTCTGGGTAGCCCCCGGcccttactggctgtgtgactagGGCGAACAACTTTAcctctttcttccatttcttcatctgtaaaatatggaaaactgcactttttttataagtagaacaGCACCTAGCACACACACTAAAAAAAATGCAACTAACGACTCCTAGGACTTAcgtaagtaattttaaaaaagcgTGACTAGGAAATTTCTGGTAAGAGGTAGGTTAAGGGAGAGGATGTAAAAGTTGCCTTCCTCAGTGTGAAGTAGCTTGGGAAGGACAATACATTCAAGTCAGATCTATGGTCGGATGCCAGTACTACAGACTTACTATTTGGTCCTAAGGAAGTCACAAAACCCCTAAACTCCAATTCCTGCATTGCTATAATTGGAATAATGCTACCTAGTACATAATATTAATGTATTTGAGAGAGTTGTAAAAATGCTGTGATCCAACTTAACAGTTTTTGAACAAACTATGGAGAAATATGACATCTCTACTATAGCTTATTATTCAAAATCCAACTTGAGAGAGCCAGCAGAGCTTTTCACTATCTTTGCTCACTATCATTAAAGATCAAGACatgggagtttttaaaaaattgagaaattcagTTCTGTGGTTTTTTTCATAAAGAATTCCTAGAGCCCAATAAGCAGCCCAATGGTGCTACACTTCTGGTTACCATGTCTGTGCTGGCTGGAGTGCAGGGACCTGCACATAGGTAGAAGGAAGTTTACCAGAATGAGCTGCAAATACTAATAATGGGTCTTTGAAAAGCTAAAACTTTAGAGAACTCTTGAAGTAGTCTGGCAATTATATTAAGTAATAATGATTAATTGGAATATACCTGTGCTTATTAATACCAATGTTAGATGAACCTTATAGACAGTAGAATCCTCAAATGATAGTACAACTCAAGTCAGACGTGCCAATTACGTAATTACTAATTAGAGGCTTATACATCTTGATGAAACTGAATCACAATTAGACCAATAATCCTACACAAAGCAGCCATACTTCATAGCATTCTAAGTAACAGAAACGAGTTTAACAGCCAAAGCAAGCATGAAATGGCGGGGAAAGAGCAAGAGGGCTAATGGTTAAGTTTTTTGTTATCTTTTGGAAGGGGCTAATTTAACTAATGTGAATAAGCCTCTAAAC
The genomic region above belongs to Equus caballus isolate H_3958 breed thoroughbred chromosome 2, TB-T2T, whole genome shotgun sequence and contains:
- the NASP gene encoding nuclear autoantigenic sperm protein isoform X2 encodes the protein MAAESTAAAAIAAELASADKIEDDAPAPSTSANKVESLDVDSEAKKLLGLGQKHLVMGDIPAAVNAFQEAASLLGKKYGETANECGEAFFFYGKSLLELARMENGVLGNALEGVHVEEEEGEKTEDESLVENNDNIDETEGSEEEDKENDKTEETPNDSILENKSLQENEEEEIGNLELAWDMLDLAKIIFKRQETKEAQLYAAQAHLKLGEVSVESENYVQAVEEFQACLTLQEQYLEAHDRLLAETHYQLGLAYGYNSQYDEAVAQFSKSVEVIERRMAVLNEQMKEAEGSPTEYEKEIEELKELLPEIREKIEDAKESQHSGNAAELALKATLVESSTSGFTPSGGGSSVSMIANRKPTDGASSSNCVTDISHLVRKKRKPEEESPRKDDAKKAKQEPEVNGGSGDAVSSGNEVSENMEEEAENQAESQAAVEGTVEAGATVESTAC